A region from the Kribbella shirazensis genome encodes:
- a CDS encoding nuclear transport factor 2 family protein yields the protein MNEKLLQLEDLLWKANREGDGDFYEKYLLDDAVAVTKFGIIDKATAVPGIRINHNPFVRTDRSDEQVIVVDEHTAIVTYRVDVTALVDGNEVALPSYASTVWTDVHGDWRIAFHQQTAL from the coding sequence ATGAACGAGAAACTGCTGCAACTCGAAGACCTGCTGTGGAAGGCGAACCGGGAAGGCGACGGGGACTTCTACGAGAAGTACCTGCTCGACGACGCGGTCGCGGTGACCAAGTTCGGGATCATCGACAAGGCGACCGCCGTGCCCGGGATCCGGATCAACCACAACCCGTTCGTGCGGACGGATCGCAGCGACGAGCAGGTGATCGTGGTGGACGAGCACACGGCGATCGTCACCTATCGCGTCGACGTCACAGCCCTGGTGGACGGCAACGAGGTCGCGCTGCCGTCGTACGCGAGCACGGTGTGGACCGACGTCCACGGCGATTGGCGGATCGCCTTCCACCAGCAGACGGCGCTCTGA